One Actinomycetes bacterium genomic window, GCCCGGTCCGCCAGCCGGTCCGTGGCGGCGTGGGCGCACAGCACCACCGACGCGTCCAGCGCGAGCGGTACCGCGGTGGCGGCCAGCAGGTCGTCGGGCTGCGGCAGCGCCCCGGCCACCAGCAGGCGGCCCTGCGGCTGCACCCCCCAGCGCGCGGCTGTGGCCCTGGCCAGCTCGACGACCTCGGCCGCCGAACGATCCGTGCCGCCCACGGTCAGCGCGGGTGCGGCCGGGTCCAGCGGGCCCCCCGCGAAGCGGTCGCCGTGCAGGGGGACCTCGCGGGCGTAGTCGAGCACGCCGGCCGGCAGCGCCCCCTCGGGGAGCGGGGCGCCGAGGGGCCGCAGCGACACCACGACCAGCTCCGGGGCGGCTCGGTGGGCCTCGACGCCGTCCGGGCCGGTGACGGCGACAGCGCACGACGCCGGGTCTCCGCCGGGCGCCACGACCAGGCCAGCCGACCAGGCGGCCACCGCCCACACCGCCCCGAGCCAGTGCCGCGGCAGGTCGAGGGCCAGCACCTCACCGGGCTGCAGGCCGAGGCCGTCGACCACCAGGTTCGCGGTCTTGGCGACCCAGTTGGCGAACGAGGTCACGGACAGCTCGACCCGCTCACCGGTCGCGTCGTCGTAGAAGGTGACCAGCGGTCGGGCGGCGTCCCGGCGCAGCGCGGCGTCGAGCAGGGCGGCGGGGTGGTCCATCCGGCTCAGCCTAGGGGGGCAGCGGATAGGGTCAGCCGCCATGACCGACGCCATCCTGCTCGTGGGCGGCAAGGGAACCCGGCTGCGCCCGCTGACGGTGACCACGCCCAAGCCGAT contains:
- a CDS encoding TIGR03089 family protein; the protein is MDHPAALLDAALRRDAARPLVTFYDDATGERVELSVTSFANWVAKTANLVVDGLGLQPGEVLALDLPRHWLGAVWAVAAWSAGLVVAPGGDPASCAVAVTGPDGVEAHRAAPELVVVSLRPLGAPLPEGALPAGVLDYAREVPLHGDRFAGGPLDPAAPALTVGGTDRSAAEVVELARATAARWGVQPQGRLLVAGALPQPDDLLAATAVPLALDASVVLCAHAATDRLADRAVSERVTASV